The candidate division KSB1 bacterium genome includes a region encoding these proteins:
- a CDS encoding phosphoribosylaminoimidazolesuccinocarboxamide synthase — protein MYEGKAKIVYETDNEDIYIQEFKDDATAGDGAKKGKIKSKGIVNNQVSGHLFTYLESYHVPTHFVKAFSDRAMFIKKLEMIPIEVVMRNIATGSLVKRYGVEEGKELEQPILEYYLKDDAKHDPMINEDHILSFGHADAEELKQIQRLTKKINAVLKSFFYRRNMLLVDFKLEYGRYKNGKICLGDEISPDTCRFWDIETNEKLDKDRFRQDLGKVEEAYQEVLKRVLKAG, from the coding sequence CTGTACGAAGGAAAAGCTAAAATCGTTTATGAGACCGACAACGAGGATATTTACATCCAGGAGTTCAAGGACGATGCAACCGCGGGAGATGGCGCTAAGAAAGGCAAGATTAAGTCCAAGGGGATTGTCAACAACCAGGTTTCCGGCCATCTGTTCACTTATCTGGAAAGTTATCATGTTCCGACCCATTTCGTGAAAGCATTTTCTGACAGGGCCATGTTTATCAAAAAACTCGAAATGATACCCATAGAAGTGGTTATGCGAAATATCGCCACGGGGAGTCTCGTTAAGCGTTACGGGGTCGAGGAAGGAAAAGAGCTGGAACAACCCATTTTAGAATACTATCTTAAGGATGACGCCAAGCACGATCCCATGATAAATGAAGATCATATTCTATCATTTGGCCATGCGGATGCTGAAGAATTAAAACAGATTCAACGCTTGACCAAGAAAATAAATGCAGTCCTCAAATCGTTTTTTTACAGAAGGAATATGCTGCTGGTTGATTTCAAATTGGAATATGGTCGGTATAAGAATGGCAAAATTTGCCTTGGAGATGAGATTTCGCCGGACACATGCCGGTTCTGGGATATTGAGACCAACGAAAAATTGGACAAAGATAGATTCAGACAAGATCTGGGAAAAGTTGAAGAAGCTTATCAAGAAGTTTTAAAGCGCGTTTTAAAGGCGGGTTAA
- a CDS encoding energy-coupling factor transporter transmembrane protein EcfT — protein MALKDITLGQYFPGNSFLHRLDPRSKLFASLIFMTCLLLSQKIFLFLLLAGICVLGFYLSGIPLSRMLKNLKPFFWLFLITFLIHLFTTGGKELIRIPVLGFSLSEEGFVNGLSYSLRLGLLIVFAAFLTMTTPPIEITDSLEKLFSPLKRFKVPVHEFVLMMTLSLRFLPLLILEAERIKNAQLSRGVSLEGNLLQRVKNIVPMILPLFISAIRRAEDLAVAMEARHYVGGEGRTSFRRLRFRRGDFGMLAFSSLAFFGIVALK, from the coding sequence ATGGCTTTAAAGGACATAACGCTCGGTCAATATTTTCCAGGAAATTCGTTTTTACACCGTCTCGATCCCCGCAGCAAACTCTTTGCAAGTTTGATTTTTATGACTTGTTTGCTTCTTTCACAAAAGATTTTTTTGTTTTTACTTTTAGCGGGAATATGTGTGTTAGGCTTTTATTTGTCCGGGATACCCTTGAGCCGGATGTTAAAAAACTTAAAGCCGTTTTTTTGGCTTTTTTTGATTACATTTTTGATTCACCTGTTTACAACAGGGGGAAAAGAATTAATCCGAATCCCTGTTTTGGGCTTCAGTTTAAGCGAAGAAGGGTTTGTAAACGGGCTGTCTTATTCACTGCGATTAGGGCTTTTAATCGTTTTTGCTGCCTTTCTCACCATGACAACACCTCCAATCGAGATTACGGATAGCTTGGAAAAATTGTTTTCGCCGCTCAAACGGTTCAAGGTTCCCGTGCATGAATTTGTTTTAATGATGACATTGTCCTTGCGTTTTTTGCCTTTACTTATTCTGGAAGCAGAAAGAATCAAAAATGCGCAATTATCGCGCGGGGTTTCACTCGAGGGCAATTTGCTGCAAAGAGTCAAAAACATTGTGCCGATGATCTTACCTTTGTTTATTTCAGCGATTCGCCGCGCAGAAGACTTAGCCGTTGCCATGGAAGCAAGGCACTATGTCGGCGGCGAAGGGCGTACCTCTTTCCGCAGGCTGCGCTTTCGCAGAGGAGATTTTGGCATGTTGGCTTTTTCAAGCCTTGCCTTTTTTGGCATTGTTGCTTTGAAATAG
- a CDS encoding PqqD family protein, which produces MATPNYRLNLDEVGSFVWQHCDGMKNFEEIANRMAKKFGSKVDPVYERLTLFFQSLEKSKSITWV; this is translated from the coding sequence ATGGCCACGCCTAATTACCGGTTGAATCTCGATGAAGTGGGCAGTTTTGTCTGGCAACATTGCGACGGCATGAAAAATTTTGAAGAAATCGCGAATAGAATGGCAAAAAAATTCGGATCGAAAGTTGACCCTGTTTATGAGAGACTCACCCTCTTTTTTCAGAGTTTGGAAAAGAGCAAATCGATTACCTGGGTTTAA
- a CDS encoding phosphatidate cytidylyltransferase translates to MGLETLGARTLVSLVFGPAILISAWIGGYVFLGLVTLVVILAMHEFYSLAVHKNARPQKILGIATGAGLCLLLYFNQLQHLWILLSASFLIILIIELFRNKDSAILNVAATLLGIYFVALTLGFLLLIREVPNPISYKLGGSLVILIFATVWVCDSAAYMLGSKFGKHKLFERVSPNKTVEGTAFGFFFALLTAYISQLTFLPEISLVDALVIGVICGSFGQASDLIESLFKRDAGVKDASNLIPGHGGVLDRFDSEILVAPVVYFYLRFVVF, encoded by the coding sequence TTGGGATTAGAAACACTTGGCGCTCGAACGCTTGTCTCGCTGGTCTTTGGACCGGCCATTCTGATTTCGGCATGGATTGGCGGCTATGTCTTTTTAGGCCTTGTCACCTTGGTGGTCATTCTCGCTATGCACGAGTTTTACAGTTTAGCTGTACACAAAAATGCCCGGCCTCAGAAGATTCTCGGAATTGCCACCGGAGCCGGCCTATGCCTACTACTTTATTTTAATCAGCTTCAACACCTCTGGATCTTACTTTCTGCATCGTTTCTCATAATTCTCATCATCGAACTTTTTAGAAATAAAGACAGCGCGATTTTAAATGTTGCAGCCACTCTGCTGGGAATCTATTTTGTCGCATTAACGCTCGGTTTTTTACTTTTAATCCGGGAAGTACCCAACCCGATTAGCTATAAATTAGGTGGCAGTTTAGTTATCTTAATTTTCGCCACCGTTTGGGTCTGCGACTCGGCGGCTTATATGCTGGGTTCCAAATTTGGTAAGCACAAACTCTTTGAACGGGTTAGCCCTAATAAAACAGTTGAAGGAACGGCCTTTGGATTTTTTTTCGCGCTGCTGACAGCCTACATTTCCCAATTGACTTTTTTGCCAGAAATCAGTTTGGTTGACGCTTTAGTGATTGGCGTTATTTGCGGCAGCTTTGGGCAGGCGAGCGACTTAATTGAATCTTTGTTTAAAAGAGACGCCGGAGTGAAAGATGCGTCTAATCTGATTCCAGGACACGGTGGGGTTTTAGACCGGTTTGACAGCGAGATTTTAGTCGCGCCGGTAGTTTATTTTTATTTGCGGTTTGTGGTGTTTTGA
- a CDS encoding trypsin-like peptidase domain-containing protein, whose amino-acid sequence MKKNLLLIFLLSLLLACQSDEKQPATTDLAAMTPQPVSQRSGQLVNDQISNSRRTAITRAVEKVSDAVCGINVTQIRQARRSNYYDDPFLRFFFPERIPRQAIKSLGSGFLISAEGFILTNEHVVSNASEIVVVLSDGSTHNAEVVGSDFITDIALIKIEGKNYNYIQFGNSEDVIIGEWVIALGNPFGLFEINSKPTVTVGVVSAVDRDFGRQSNDRVYQDMIQTDAAINQGNSGGPLVNSLGEVIGMNTFIYTGSDYNTGSIGLGFALPSNHIIRVIKDLKEYGEVNRRFRTGLQVDDISPIVARYFRLRSSNGVIVTDVERNSSAARAGLQVRDIILEVNGKKIEDENDIWSVIENSDLRGGDKLNFKVLRDQRILNISMKLESVN is encoded by the coding sequence ATGAAAAAAAACCTTTTATTGATTTTTCTACTTTCATTGCTATTGGCTTGCCAAAGTGATGAAAAACAGCCTGCAACCACAGACCTTGCTGCTATGACTCCGCAACCGGTTTCGCAGCGGAGCGGTCAGTTGGTCAATGATCAAATTTCAAACAGCCGAAGAACTGCAATTACCCGGGCAGTGGAAAAGGTGAGCGATGCAGTTTGCGGCATCAATGTTACCCAAATACGCCAGGCACGTCGTTCTAACTACTATGACGACCCTTTTCTCCGCTTCTTTTTCCCTGAGAGAATTCCGCGCCAGGCAATAAAGAGTCTGGGTTCCGGATTTTTGATTTCGGCCGAGGGTTTTATTTTAACCAACGAACATGTGGTCAGTAACGCAAGTGAAATCGTTGTTGTTTTATCGGACGGTTCCACCCACAACGCAGAAGTCGTTGGGTCGGATTTCATTACAGATATCGCCCTGATTAAAATTGAAGGGAAAAATTATAATTATATCCAGTTTGGGAATTCAGAAGATGTTATTATTGGCGAGTGGGTGATTGCCCTTGGCAACCCTTTCGGCCTTTTTGAAATAAACTCAAAACCTACTGTGACTGTTGGCGTGGTTAGTGCTGTAGATAGAGATTTTGGTCGGCAAAGTAACGACAGGGTGTACCAGGATATGATTCAAACCGATGCAGCGATTAATCAGGGAAACAGCGGTGGGCCGCTTGTGAACAGTTTGGGTGAAGTCATTGGTATGAACACTTTTATTTACACCGGCAGCGATTACAATACCGGATCGATCGGTCTTGGTTTTGCCTTACCAAGTAATCATATAATCCGGGTCATCAAGGATCTTAAGGAGTACGGCGAAGTGAATAGACGGTTTCGCACCGGTCTCCAGGTTGATGATATTTCACCGATAGTAGCTCGATACTTTCGTTTAAGATCCAGTAACGGAGTCATTGTGACTGACGTTGAGAGAAACAGTTCAGCAGCCCGGGCCGGCCTTCAAGTTCGTGACATTATTCTTGAAGTAAATGGCAAAAAAATCGAGGATGAAAATGATATTTGGTCGGTCATTGAAAATTCCGATCTCCGCGGTGGTGATAAATTAAACTTTAAAGTTTTGCGGGATCAGCGAATTTTGAATATCTCGATGAAACTAGAAAGTGTCAATTGA
- a CDS encoding adenylosuccinate lyase — protein sequence MIERYSRPEMAEIWSDQNKFATWLKVEILACEALAELGEIPKEAVANIKEKANFDRSRVLELEETVKHDVIAFLTNVAEYVGPDSRYIHLGMTSSDLLDTALASLMRQAGGLLLDGLKGLRKVLGERAVEFKKTVCIGRSHGIHAEPTTLGLKLALWHDEVGRGIERLERAIETISVGKISGAVGTFAHINPWVESYVCAKLDLKPAPVSTQIVQRDRHAEFLGALALIAASLEKFATEIRNLQRTEILEAEEPFTKGQKGSSAMPHKRNPVASENISGLARLIRANANAALENIALWHERDISHSSVERIIIPDSTIALDYMLHRFTKVISDWVVYPEKMLENLHMTNGLIFSQAILLALAKKGITREEAYQLVQGNAMEVWESGGNFREKVLDDERIGVHLNKTEIESCFDLEKDLKNVDFIFKRIGLN from the coding sequence TTGATTGAAAGATACTCACGGCCGGAAATGGCTGAAATCTGGAGCGACCAGAATAAATTCGCAACCTGGCTTAAGGTTGAAATACTGGCTTGTGAAGCGCTCGCTGAATTAGGAGAAATCCCAAAAGAAGCGGTTGCAAATATTAAGGAGAAGGCGAATTTTGACAGATCTCGAGTCCTTGAACTTGAAGAAACGGTCAAACACGATGTGATCGCTTTTCTTACCAATGTGGCAGAATATGTCGGGCCGGACAGCCGGTACATTCATCTCGGCATGACTTCGTCTGACTTGCTGGACACGGCGTTAGCAAGTTTGATGCGGCAGGCCGGCGGTCTGCTCTTGGATGGCTTAAAAGGATTGAGAAAGGTCCTCGGCGAACGAGCAGTCGAATTTAAGAAGACCGTTTGTATTGGCCGCTCGCATGGAATTCATGCCGAACCGACCACGCTTGGCTTAAAATTGGCCTTGTGGCACGATGAAGTCGGCCGAGGCATCGAACGGTTGGAGCGCGCAATAGAAACGATATCAGTTGGCAAAATTTCAGGAGCGGTGGGTACATTTGCCCACATCAATCCGTGGGTTGAGTCGTATGTTTGTGCAAAATTAGATTTAAAGCCGGCCCCGGTTTCAACACAAATTGTACAGCGCGACCGGCATGCTGAGTTTTTGGGAGCGCTTGCTCTTATTGCAGCTTCTTTAGAAAAATTTGCGACTGAAATTAGAAATTTGCAGCGCACTGAAATTTTGGAAGCCGAGGAGCCATTTACAAAGGGCCAAAAAGGATCGTCTGCAATGCCGCATAAAAGAAATCCGGTGGCCAGCGAGAATATTTCAGGCTTGGCCAGGTTGATCAGGGCAAATGCAAACGCAGCCTTGGAAAATATTGCTCTTTGGCATGAACGCGACATCAGTCATTCTTCAGTGGAACGGATAATCATTCCGGACAGCACCATTGCTCTGGACTATATGCTGCATCGCTTTACAAAGGTTATTTCCGATTGGGTCGTCTATCCTGAAAAGATGCTCGAAAATTTGCACATGACCAACGGCTTGATTTTTTCTCAGGCGATTCTTCTGGCCTTAGCCAAGAAGGGGATTACAAGAGAGGAAGCTTACCAATTGGTGCAAGGAAATGCAATGGAGGTTTGGGAGTCCGGTGGAAATTTTCGAGAAAAGGTTCTTGACGATGAGCGCATCGGCGTCCATTTGAATAAAACTGAAATCGAATCCTGTTTTGACTTAGAGAAGGATCTTAAAAACGTTGACTTTATTTTTAAACGAATAGGTTTAAATTAA
- a CDS encoding oligopeptide transporter, OPT family — MPEKSNVQDFQPFIPASTSLSEITIKAVILGVLLSVILGAANAYLGLFAGMTVSASIPAAVISMAVLSLFKKSNILENNIVQTAASAGESLAAGVIFTVPALLLIGAWTEFNYWETTLIAGFGGLLGVMFTIPLRRALIVDNPLKFPEGVATAEVLKVGDVGGAGVKVVATAGAIGALFKFGETGLRLWDGAVETATGVGKTVAYAGSNLSPALVGVGYIVGLNIAVLIFLGGAINWYIFIPILTAMQGGIPAGESAVDLANTMWSTQTRYLGVGAMMVGGIWALIRLRKSLVSGIKSGIEAYKQKKSGGTIIRTERDTPMQWVGAAILLAVIPLFFIFNYFTGNMLLSLFMATIMLIAGFLFSSVAGYMAGLVGSSNNPISGVTIATILTSSLLLLVWLGTGSVTGPASAIFIGAVVACAAAIAGDNLQDLKAGRILGATPIKQQIMQVVGVAAAAFVMAPILTLLLNAYGIGEPTATHPDPLAAPQATLMAAVAAGVFGAGLPWGIVSWGMAIAVGIIILDLYLEKRGSAFRTPVLAVAVGIYLPFQLEVPILLGGILAWTAERALRKNEKTVPEDKKEAAAEKTKSGLRNGLLFSAGLITGEALVGILMAIPIVIYERNDVLAFFGVHSWNIIGIALLAIVMFGLYKTSVNVVKQQE; from the coding sequence ATGCCTGAAAAAAGCAATGTACAGGACTTTCAGCCGTTCATTCCCGCATCAACTTCTTTAAGTGAGATTACCATCAAAGCGGTGATACTTGGGGTTCTGTTGTCGGTCATTCTTGGCGCGGCCAATGCCTACCTCGGTTTATTTGCCGGAATGACTGTTTCGGCTTCAATTCCCGCAGCAGTCATTTCTATGGCGGTATTGAGCTTATTCAAAAAATCCAATATTCTTGAGAATAATATTGTCCAAACTGCTGCGTCCGCCGGTGAAAGTCTGGCGGCCGGAGTCATTTTTACAGTTCCGGCGCTTTTACTAATTGGCGCATGGACAGAATTTAATTATTGGGAAACAACCTTGATAGCCGGATTTGGCGGTCTCCTCGGCGTCATGTTTACCATTCCCCTGCGGCGAGCCCTGATCGTAGATAATCCCCTGAAATTCCCGGAAGGCGTGGCAACGGCCGAGGTCTTGAAGGTAGGGGATGTTGGCGGTGCTGGTGTGAAAGTGGTGGCAACAGCAGGCGCCATAGGAGCGTTGTTCAAATTTGGTGAAACCGGTTTAAGACTATGGGATGGCGCAGTCGAGACGGCGACGGGAGTAGGCAAAACCGTTGCTTATGCGGGTTCTAATCTCTCGCCGGCTCTCGTTGGGGTGGGCTATATTGTCGGCTTGAATATCGCTGTCTTAATCTTTCTCGGCGGGGCTATCAACTGGTACATCTTCATTCCTATTTTGACTGCCATGCAAGGAGGCATACCTGCGGGCGAATCGGCCGTTGATTTGGCAAACACGATGTGGTCAACCCAGACCAGGTATCTCGGCGTTGGCGCGATGATGGTCGGAGGAATCTGGGCATTAATTCGTCTCCGCAAAAGCCTCGTGAGCGGGATTAAATCAGGAATAGAAGCTTACAAACAAAAGAAGAGTGGCGGGACAATCATAAGAACGGAAAGGGACACCCCCATGCAATGGGTTGGCGCAGCAATTCTTTTAGCTGTAATCCCGCTTTTTTTTATTTTTAATTATTTTACCGGTAACATGCTATTGTCGCTTTTTATGGCGACGATTATGCTGATCGCCGGTTTTCTATTTTCTTCAGTTGCCGGATACATGGCCGGTTTGGTGGGTTCTTCCAATAATCCTATTTCGGGCGTAACCATCGCTACTATCTTGACCTCGTCATTATTGCTGTTGGTATGGTTGGGCACAGGCAGCGTCACGGGCCCGGCTTCGGCGATATTTATCGGCGCCGTGGTAGCCTGCGCCGCCGCCATAGCCGGTGATAATCTGCAAGACCTCAAAGCCGGACGCATTCTTGGTGCAACCCCGATTAAGCAGCAAATCATGCAGGTAGTCGGCGTTGCCGCCGCTGCATTCGTCATGGCCCCCATTCTAACGCTTCTTTTGAATGCTTACGGGATTGGCGAACCCACCGCAACGCATCCCGACCCCCTGGCAGCGCCACAGGCAACCCTGATGGCCGCCGTTGCTGCTGGCGTATTTGGCGCGGGTCTGCCTTGGGGAATCGTCTCCTGGGGGATGGCAATAGCTGTGGGGATAATCATTTTAGATCTCTACCTCGAGAAAAGAGGCAGCGCTTTTAGAACTCCGGTTCTGGCAGTAGCAGTGGGGATTTATTTGCCATTTCAGCTTGAAGTTCCAATTCTATTGGGCGGTATTCTGGCATGGACTGCAGAAAGAGCGCTGAGGAAAAATGAAAAGACAGTGCCGGAAGATAAGAAAGAAGCTGCCGCAGAGAAAACCAAATCGGGCCTGCGTAACGGTTTGCTATTTTCGGCCGGCCTCATCACAGGCGAAGCGCTCGTGGGTATTTTGATGGCTATCCCGATCGTAATCTATGAAAGAAATGATGTTTTGGCGTTTTTTGGTGTTCATAGCTGGAATATTATAGGTATTGCGCTTTTAGCAATCGTGATGTTCGGACTTTATAAAACCTCGGTGAATGTCGTTAAACAACAAGAATAG
- the truA gene encoding tRNA pseudouridine(38-40) synthase TruA, which produces MRNIKLVLEYDGTDFCGWQLQPKDRTVQGVLQSSLKQLLRELPTIYASGRTDAGVHALGQVANFKTENQLTLDSIQNGVNSYLPADVRVLSVEEAGEEFHSRYDAVKRTYRYVIAKKMLAVGRQYSWFCKYKLDLSKIRSASEFLIGKHSFEAFAKLNEEEKHYLCNVESVRWQESEEDFSFTISANRFLHHMIRIIVGTMIDVGRGKLLPGDIKDMLASGERKRAGSVVSAHGLFLVRVDY; this is translated from the coding sequence ATGAGAAATATAAAACTGGTTCTTGAATATGACGGCACGGATTTTTGTGGATGGCAACTTCAACCGAAAGACAGAACAGTTCAGGGCGTTTTACAAAGCTCTTTGAAGCAGTTGTTACGGGAATTACCGACGATTTACGCGTCCGGGCGGACCGATGCCGGTGTTCACGCTTTGGGGCAAGTAGCGAATTTCAAAACTGAAAACCAGCTCACGTTGGATTCCATTCAAAATGGAGTAAACAGTTATCTGCCGGCAGATGTTCGAGTGCTGAGTGTCGAAGAGGCAGGCGAAGAGTTTCATTCACGTTATGATGCGGTAAAAAGAACCTATCGATACGTTATCGCAAAGAAAATGCTGGCAGTTGGCCGGCAATATTCGTGGTTTTGTAAATACAAATTAGATCTGAGCAAAATTCGCAGTGCCTCTGAGTTTTTAATCGGCAAGCATTCTTTTGAAGCCTTTGCCAAACTCAACGAAGAAGAAAAGCACTACCTGTGTAATGTTGAAAGCGTGAGGTGGCAAGAAAGTGAGGAAGATTTTTCTTTTACAATTAGTGCAAACAGATTTCTTCACCACATGATAAGAATTATCGTGGGAACGATGATAGACGTTGGCCGAGGCAAGTTGCTCCCTGGGGATATAAAAGACATGTTAGCTTCTGGAGAGAGAAAGAGAGCGGGCAGTGTGGTGTCTGCTCATGGTTTGTTTTTGGTTCGAGTGGATTACTAA
- a CDS encoding phosphatidylserine decarboxylase family protein, whose product MNKEGLGIVVGMVLFSGILIAGSLVTGHLYLKIITGVSVLLTVLVIYFFRDPERDIPEGADNILSPADGKVVDIREQYEDEFLHEKCTRVSIFLSVFNVHVNRIPISGDVKYFRYQKGAFVNAYKSDASEINEQTVIGIENGKCNILFKQIAGLIARRIVCNVREGNTVNLGERFGIIKFGSRVDIFFPKNVDVKVKLKEKVKGGQSIIGVIKT is encoded by the coding sequence TTGAACAAAGAAGGTTTGGGAATCGTAGTCGGTATGGTCTTGTTTAGCGGAATCTTAATTGCAGGTTCCCTGGTCACCGGGCATTTATATCTTAAGATTATTACGGGAGTAAGTGTTCTATTGACCGTTTTGGTCATATATTTTTTCCGCGATCCGGAGCGGGACATACCGGAGGGCGCCGACAATATTTTATCGCCCGCAGATGGGAAAGTGGTTGATATTCGGGAACAGTATGAGGATGAGTTTTTGCATGAAAAGTGCACACGAGTCAGCATATTTCTATCGGTTTTTAATGTGCATGTCAATCGGATTCCCATTTCCGGAGATGTGAAATATTTTAGATACCAAAAGGGGGCTTTTGTAAATGCTTATAAAAGCGATGCCTCAGAAATAAATGAGCAAACAGTTATTGGAATTGAAAATGGAAAGTGTAATATTTTGTTTAAACAAATTGCCGGTTTGATCGCGAGAAGAATTGTTTGTAATGTTAGAGAAGGCAACACGGTTAATTTGGGAGAAAGGTTTGGGATCATTAAATTTGGCTCAAGAGTTGATATCTTCTTCCCGAAAAACGTTGATGTTAAAGTTAAATTAAAAGAAAAAGTTAAAGGCGGACAAAGCATCATAGGAGTGATAAAAACATGA
- a CDS encoding M20 family metallo-hydrolase produces the protein MDKTVLEKICRRIDEYQDEAINLEKELTAIPALAPESDGDGEQKKSEFIHSYLQNELHCQDINSYHAPDDRVSSGHRPNLIAKFKGKSSRGTIWIMSHMDVVPPGDLSKWNGDPWTTKVEDGKIFGRGTEDNQQAIVSSLLTVKAFLDDDIEPEKDIGLIFVADEETGSHYGIQYLLKNHKGLFRKEDFFLIPDAGNEDGTLVEVAEKSIVWFRFEVKGKQTHGSTPELGVNAHKAGANLIVELEDLYKTFNVSDKVFDPPISTFEPTKKEANVPNVNTIPGEDIFYYDCRLLPNYDVDDLWKNVKEICKKVEEKHGVSIAVISPQELRAAPATPVDAPVVKAIQRAISEIRGVETEPKGIGGGTVAAFFREAGFNSVVWATQDETLHEPNEYVKIDNILDDAKVFAHVALQS, from the coding sequence ATGGACAAAACCGTTTTAGAAAAGATTTGTAGGCGAATCGATGAATACCAAGATGAAGCAATCAATCTGGAAAAAGAACTAACAGCCATTCCGGCCCTTGCCCCGGAAAGCGACGGGGACGGCGAACAAAAAAAATCCGAGTTCATTCACTCCTACCTGCAAAACGAGCTTCATTGCCAAGATATCAACTCCTACCATGCCCCGGATGACCGAGTCTCTTCCGGCCACAGACCCAATCTGATTGCGAAATTTAAAGGGAAAAGCAGCCGCGGAACCATCTGGATTATGTCGCACATGGACGTCGTTCCACCTGGCGATCTGAGCAAGTGGAACGGCGATCCCTGGACCACCAAAGTCGAAGATGGTAAAATATTTGGCCGCGGTACCGAAGATAATCAACAGGCTATCGTTTCCTCTTTGTTAACTGTCAAAGCATTTCTTGATGATGACATTGAGCCCGAAAAAGACATCGGCCTCATCTTTGTTGCGGACGAAGAAACCGGCAGTCATTATGGTATTCAGTACCTCTTAAAAAATCATAAAGGCCTGTTCAGAAAAGAGGACTTCTTTCTCATTCCAGACGCCGGAAACGAGGACGGCACTTTAGTTGAAGTTGCCGAAAAGAGCATCGTCTGGTTTAGATTTGAGGTGAAAGGAAAGCAAACTCACGGTTCAACGCCGGAGCTTGGCGTAAACGCTCATAAAGCGGGTGCAAACTTGATTGTGGAGTTAGAAGATCTTTACAAGACTTTCAACGTCTCAGACAAAGTTTTTGATCCGCCAATTAGCACATTTGAGCCGACGAAAAAAGAAGCAAATGTGCCGAATGTAAATACCATCCCCGGCGAGGATATCTTTTACTACGACTGCCGCCTCTTGCCGAATTACGACGTCGATGACTTATGGAAAAATGTTAAAGAAATCTGCAAAAAAGTAGAAGAGAAGCATGGCGTTTCTATTGCAGTGATTTCACCGCAAGAACTTAGAGCCGCCCCTGCGACTCCAGTCGATGCTCCCGTCGTGAAAGCGATACAACGTGCCATTTCCGAAATTCGAGGGGTGGAGACGGAACCAAAGGGAATTGGCGGTGGAACCGTTGCGGCATTTTTTCGTGAGGCAGGCTTTAACTCGGTGGTGTGGGCAACACAAGATGAAACTCTGCATGAGCCTAATGAATACGTCAAAATCGACAACATTTTGGATGACGCTAAAGTCTTTGCTCATGTGGCGCTGCAAAGCTGA